One region of Primulina tabacum isolate GXHZ01 chromosome 1, ASM2559414v2, whole genome shotgun sequence genomic DNA includes:
- the LOC142551364 gene encoding kinesin-like protein KIN-8A isoform X2, translating to MPVSTRSQNSSSQSQNDGNQGRGSRAPKKDPQEYTQKMGVNPHHGLKEKMKALTLLYEQQKRGLKEPRFLTHPSVDLVGSSKRDEKENKILKNVMREYAFSAHLPYKLPPRPVIDDFKETKRSSTVVRKLSMGPNVELREAKKENTQEMGNLAEKTRGGVSRILVFVRLRPMSKKEKESGSKCCVRIVNRRDVYLTEFSNEKDYLRLKRVRGRHFTFDASFPESTNQQEVYCTTTEELVEAVLQGRNGSVFCYGATGAGKTYTMLGTVENPGVMVLAIKDLFNKIRQRSFDGHHAVNLSYLEVYNETVRDLLSPGRPLVLREDKQGILAAGLTQYRAFSTDEVMALLQQGNLNRTTEPTRANETSSRSHAILQVNVEYRTKDALNNVVNRIGKISLIDLAGSERAIATDQRTLRSLEGANINKSLLALSSCINALVEGKKHIPYRNSKLTQLLKDSLGGACNTVMIANIGPSSFSFGETQNTLHWADRAKEIRLKASEVNEKMQIPDSETDQAKLLLELQKENRELRVELARQQQKLLTIQAQNLALNSSPTPSTVSSLLSPAPSSCQPNEKRKPRSFFLENNCFTPESKKKVGTESVRDLSKTVKALEAEIERLKKDHTLQIKQKDGYINELSRKVEALSRVGGGEGVAGVITRSRLKAKEPTKGDSKCPSHRFLSPAPTAKKRTFWDITAANSPSVATITGRKTRSHFLAGAAAPSMLLQPGFSRQITEILQS from the exons ATGCCCGTATCGACAAGATCACAGAATTCGAGCAGCCAATCACAGAATGATGGGAATCAAGGGAGAGGAAGCAGAGCGCCAAAGAAAGATCCACAAGAATACACCCAGAAGATGGGTGTAAACCCGCACCATGGCCTCAAAGAGAAGATGAAAGCGTTGACCCTTTTGTACGAGCAGCAGAAACGGGGTCTCAAGGAGCCTCGATTTTTGACGCACCCGAGTGTCGACCTCGTTGGTTCTTCCAAGAGAGATGAGAAAgagaacaaaattttgaagAATGTGATGAGGGAGTACGCATTTAGTGCTCATTTGCCGTATAAGTTGCCACCACGCCCagttattgatgattttaaggAGACAAAAAGGTCGAGTACAGTGGTGAGGAAACTCTCGATGGGGCCTAATGTGGAGTTAAGAGAAGCTAAGAAGGAAAATACCCAAGAAATGGGGAATCTTGCTGAGAAGACGAGAGGCGGGGTGAGCCGGATTCTTGTGTTTGTGAGGTTGAGGCCAATGTCGAAGAAGGAAAAGGAATCTGGATCAAAGTGTTGTGTGAGAATCGTGAATAGAAGAGATGTTTATTTGACGGAATTCTCGAATGAGAAAGACTACCTTAGGCTAAAGAGGGTCCGTGGACGACACTTCACGTTTGATGCTTCCTTTCCGGAGTCTACTAACCAACAGGAAGTTTACTGCACAAC aACAGAAGAACTTGTTGAAGCTGTTTTGCAGGGAAGAAATGGCTCGGTCTTCTGTTATGGTGCCACAGGAGCAGGAAAAACTTATACAATGCTTGGTACGGTTGAGAATCCGGGGGTGATGGTCTTAGCTATTAAGGATCTCTTCAACAAAATAAGGCAAAGGAGTTTTGATGGACATCATGCAGTCAATCTATCTTACCTCGAGGTCTATAACGAAACTGTAAGAGATTTACTGTCCCCCGGAAGGCCTCTAGTTCTCAGAGAAGATAAGCAg GGTATTCTGGCAGCAGGTCTTACTCAATATAGGGCATTTTCCACAgatgaa GTAATGGCATTACTTCAGCAAGGGAATTTAAATCGTACAACAGAACCAACTCGTGCAAATGAAACTTCTTCCAGATCACATGCAATACTGCAG GTCAATGTTGAATATCGAACAAAAGATGCTCTAAACAATGTTGTCAACAGAATAGGAAAGATTTCACTTATTGATCTAGCAGGTTCAGAGAGAGCTATCGCAACTGATCAGAGAACCCTTAGATCTCTCGAGGGTGCCAATATTAATAAATCACTTCTTGCCTTGAGCAGTTGCATTAATGCCCTCGTTGAGGGTAAAAAACACATCCCATATCGTAATTCGAAGCTCACTCAACTGTTAAAGGACTCCCTTGGTGGAGCTTGTAATACAGTGATGATTGCAAATATTGGTCCAAGTAGCTTTTCATTTGGGGAAACACAGAACACACTTCACTGGGCGGATCGAGCCAAAGAGATCCGTTTAAAG gcttctgAAGTAAATGAGAAAATGCAAATACCAGATTCCGAAACAGATCAAGCCAAGTTGTTGCTCGAGTTACAGAAAGAAAACAGAGAATTACGAGTGGAGTTGGCTCGTCAACAACAAAAGCTGCTAACCATCCAAGCACAAAACTTAGCCTTAAACTCCTCACCCACCCCTTCCACGGTCTCTTCTCTCCTATCCCCGGCTCCATCCTCGTGTCAGCCAAACGAAAAACGAAAACCAAGGTCGTTTTTCTTGGAGAACAACTGCTTCACACCTGAATCGAAGAAAAAAGTCGGGACTGAATCTGTCAGAGACCTTTCGAAAACAGTAAAGGCGTTGGAGGCAGAAATAGAGAGGTTGAAGAAGGATCACACATTGCAGATAAAACAAAAGGATGGTTATATTAACGAGCTTTCACGGAAAGTTGAAGCATTAAGCCGAGTGGGTGGTGGCGAAGGGGTGGCAGGGGTTATCACCCGATCAAGATTGAAGGCGAAGGAACCAACTAAAGGCGACTCTAAGTGCCCTTCTCATCGCTTTCTGTCTCCTGCCCCGACTGCCAAGAAAAGAACCTTTTGGGACATAACGGCAGCTAACAGCCCTTCTGTCGCTACAATAACTGGACGAAAGACTCGAAGCCATTTTCTTGCTGGTGCTGCAGCCCCTTCTATGCTTCTACAG CCTGGTTTTTCTCGCCAAATTACCGAAATATTGCAGAGTTAG
- the LOC142551364 gene encoding kinesin-like protein KIN-8A isoform X1, which produces MPVSTRSQNSSSQSQNDGNQGRGSRAPKKDPQEYTQKMGVNPHHGLKEKMKALTLLYEQQKRGLKEPRFLTHPSVDLVGSSKRDEKENKILKNVMREYAFSAHLPYKLPPRPVIDDFKETKRSSTVVRKLSMGPNVELREAKKENTQEMGNLAEKTRGGVSRILVFVRLRPMSKKEKESGSKCCVRIVNRRDVYLTEFSNEKDYLRLKRVRGRHFTFDASFPESTNQQEVYCTTTEELVEAVLQGRNGSVFCYGATGAGKTYTMLGTVENPGVMVLAIKDLFNKIRQRSFDGHHAVNLSYLEVYNETVRDLLSPGRPLVLREDKQGILAAGLTQYRAFSTDEVMALLQQGNLNRTTEPTRANETSSRSHAILQVNVEYRTKDALNNVVNRIGKISLIDLAGSERAIATDQRTLRSLEGANINKSLLALSSCINALVEGKKHIPYRNSKLTQLLKDSLGGACNTVMIANIGPSSFSFGETQNTLHWADRAKEIRLKASEVNEKMQIPDSETDQAKLLLELQKENRELRVELARQQQKLLTIQAQNLALNSSPTPSTVSSLLSPAPSSCQPNEKRKPRSFFLENNCFTPESKKKVGTESVRDLSKTVKALEAEIERLKKDHTLQIKQKDGYINELSRKVEALSRVGGGEGVAGVITRSRLKAKEPTKGDSKCPSHRFLSPAPTAKKRTFWDITAANSPSVATITGRKTRSHFLAGAAAPSMLLQVLHDQEFHISNHCFLFFHLQILNSF; this is translated from the exons ATGCCCGTATCGACAAGATCACAGAATTCGAGCAGCCAATCACAGAATGATGGGAATCAAGGGAGAGGAAGCAGAGCGCCAAAGAAAGATCCACAAGAATACACCCAGAAGATGGGTGTAAACCCGCACCATGGCCTCAAAGAGAAGATGAAAGCGTTGACCCTTTTGTACGAGCAGCAGAAACGGGGTCTCAAGGAGCCTCGATTTTTGACGCACCCGAGTGTCGACCTCGTTGGTTCTTCCAAGAGAGATGAGAAAgagaacaaaattttgaagAATGTGATGAGGGAGTACGCATTTAGTGCTCATTTGCCGTATAAGTTGCCACCACGCCCagttattgatgattttaaggAGACAAAAAGGTCGAGTACAGTGGTGAGGAAACTCTCGATGGGGCCTAATGTGGAGTTAAGAGAAGCTAAGAAGGAAAATACCCAAGAAATGGGGAATCTTGCTGAGAAGACGAGAGGCGGGGTGAGCCGGATTCTTGTGTTTGTGAGGTTGAGGCCAATGTCGAAGAAGGAAAAGGAATCTGGATCAAAGTGTTGTGTGAGAATCGTGAATAGAAGAGATGTTTATTTGACGGAATTCTCGAATGAGAAAGACTACCTTAGGCTAAAGAGGGTCCGTGGACGACACTTCACGTTTGATGCTTCCTTTCCGGAGTCTACTAACCAACAGGAAGTTTACTGCACAAC aACAGAAGAACTTGTTGAAGCTGTTTTGCAGGGAAGAAATGGCTCGGTCTTCTGTTATGGTGCCACAGGAGCAGGAAAAACTTATACAATGCTTGGTACGGTTGAGAATCCGGGGGTGATGGTCTTAGCTATTAAGGATCTCTTCAACAAAATAAGGCAAAGGAGTTTTGATGGACATCATGCAGTCAATCTATCTTACCTCGAGGTCTATAACGAAACTGTAAGAGATTTACTGTCCCCCGGAAGGCCTCTAGTTCTCAGAGAAGATAAGCAg GGTATTCTGGCAGCAGGTCTTACTCAATATAGGGCATTTTCCACAgatgaa GTAATGGCATTACTTCAGCAAGGGAATTTAAATCGTACAACAGAACCAACTCGTGCAAATGAAACTTCTTCCAGATCACATGCAATACTGCAG GTCAATGTTGAATATCGAACAAAAGATGCTCTAAACAATGTTGTCAACAGAATAGGAAAGATTTCACTTATTGATCTAGCAGGTTCAGAGAGAGCTATCGCAACTGATCAGAGAACCCTTAGATCTCTCGAGGGTGCCAATATTAATAAATCACTTCTTGCCTTGAGCAGTTGCATTAATGCCCTCGTTGAGGGTAAAAAACACATCCCATATCGTAATTCGAAGCTCACTCAACTGTTAAAGGACTCCCTTGGTGGAGCTTGTAATACAGTGATGATTGCAAATATTGGTCCAAGTAGCTTTTCATTTGGGGAAACACAGAACACACTTCACTGGGCGGATCGAGCCAAAGAGATCCGTTTAAAG gcttctgAAGTAAATGAGAAAATGCAAATACCAGATTCCGAAACAGATCAAGCCAAGTTGTTGCTCGAGTTACAGAAAGAAAACAGAGAATTACGAGTGGAGTTGGCTCGTCAACAACAAAAGCTGCTAACCATCCAAGCACAAAACTTAGCCTTAAACTCCTCACCCACCCCTTCCACGGTCTCTTCTCTCCTATCCCCGGCTCCATCCTCGTGTCAGCCAAACGAAAAACGAAAACCAAGGTCGTTTTTCTTGGAGAACAACTGCTTCACACCTGAATCGAAGAAAAAAGTCGGGACTGAATCTGTCAGAGACCTTTCGAAAACAGTAAAGGCGTTGGAGGCAGAAATAGAGAGGTTGAAGAAGGATCACACATTGCAGATAAAACAAAAGGATGGTTATATTAACGAGCTTTCACGGAAAGTTGAAGCATTAAGCCGAGTGGGTGGTGGCGAAGGGGTGGCAGGGGTTATCACCCGATCAAGATTGAAGGCGAAGGAACCAACTAAAGGCGACTCTAAGTGCCCTTCTCATCGCTTTCTGTCTCCTGCCCCGACTGCCAAGAAAAGAACCTTTTGGGACATAACGGCAGCTAACAGCCCTTCTGTCGCTACAATAACTGGACGAAAGACTCGAAGCCATTTTCTTGCTGGTGCTGCAGCCCCTTCTATGCTTCTACAGGTACTCCATGATCAAGAATTTCATATCTCAAATCATTGCTTTCTTTTTTTTCATCTTCAAATCTTGAACAGCTTTTAG